A genomic region of Campylobacter corcagiensis contains the following coding sequences:
- a CDS encoding ABC-F family ATP-binding cassette domain-containing protein → MVEVKNLTMRFGKQVLFEDINLSLDKGNRYGLIGANGAGKSTFLKILSGEIEPSSGDVLIDSGLKVGVLGQDQMAFENLTLKDAVLYGNKRLYDAVKEKEKLYMSEEFTDEINERLGELEIITAEEDPTYEYETRCEKILSSLGLNDYDKLMSEIEMSEKFKVLLAQVLFPRPDVLFLDEPTNNLDIEAISWLENELNHHDGTLVVISHDRHFLNRVCTHILDVDFKKIREFSGNYDEWFIAANLVARQMQMEREKNLKEKEELEKFIARFSANASKAKQATSRQKRLEKLDTSELMTSSRREPSILFRLGRDIGNEILELNEISKKFDDEVVFENFNFKLEKGDKVAVVGRNGVGKTTLCKIIVGELEPDKGSVHIGATIEPGYFPQDTNNRIKGDLKLYEYLQDNKNKDLDEIRKCLGRMLFSGAEQEKAVGNLSGGEKHRVMLSKLMLTKPNLLVLDEPNNHLDLEAIIALGEALYKYEGSVICVSHDRELIDAFANRILHIKGDGKIVDFRGSFEEYRASLGEEN, encoded by the coding sequence ATGGTAGAAGTAAAAAACTTAACGATGAGATTTGGTAAGCAAGTTTTATTTGAAGATATAAATTTAAGCCTTGATAAAGGAAATCGCTACGGCCTAATCGGTGCAAATGGTGCTGGAAAATCAACATTTTTAAAAATCCTAAGCGGCGAAATAGAACCAAGTAGTGGTGATGTGTTGATAGATAGTGGATTAAAAGTTGGTGTTTTGGGTCAAGACCAAATGGCGTTTGAGAATTTAACACTAAAAGATGCTGTTTTATATGGCAATAAAAGGCTTTATGATGCAGTCAAAGAAAAAGAAAAACTCTATATGAGCGAAGAATTTACTGATGAGATAAATGAACGCTTAGGCGAGTTAGAGATCATCACGGCTGAAGAAGACCCAACTTATGAGTATGAGACAAGATGTGAGAAAATTTTAAGCTCTCTTGGGTTAAATGATTATGATAAGCTTATGAGCGAGATAGAGATGAGTGAAAAATTTAAGGTCTTACTTGCTCAAGTACTTTTTCCGCGTCCTGATGTGCTTTTTTTAGATGAGCCAACAAATAACCTTGATATTGAAGCAATTTCGTGGCTTGAAAATGAACTAAATCATCATGATGGAACGCTTGTTGTAATAAGCCACGATAGGCACTTTTTAAATAGAGTTTGTACTCATATTTTAGATGTTGATTTTAAGAAAATTAGAGAATTTAGTGGAAACTATGATGAGTGGTTTATAGCTGCAAATTTAGTTGCTAGGCAAATGCAAATGGAAAGAGAAAAAAATCTAAAAGAAAAAGAAGAGTTAGAGAAATTTATCGCTCGTTTCTCGGCAAATGCAAGTAAAGCAAAGCAAGCAACAAGCCGTCAAAAAAGACTTGAAAAACTCGACACTAGCGAACTTATGACAAGTTCAAGAAGAGAGCCTAGTATACTTTTTAGACTTGGTCGTGATATAGGAAATGAAATTTTAGAATTAAATGAAATTTCAAAGAAATTTGACGATGAGGTTGTTTTTGAAAATTTTAACTTTAAGCTTGAAAAAGGTGATAAAGTAGCAGTAGTTGGAAGAAATGGTGTTGGTAAAACTACGCTTTGTAAGATTATAGTTGGTGAGCTAGAGCCTGATAAAGGAAGTGTTCATATCGGAGCTACGATTGAGCCAGGATATTTCCCACAAGATACAAATAACCGAATTAAAGGGGATTTAAAGCTTTATGAATATCTACAAGATAATAAAAACAAAGATCTTGACGAGATAAGAAAGTGCCTTGGTAGAATGCTTTTTAGTGGTGCTGAACAAGAAAAAGCTGTTGGAAATTTAAGTGGCGGTGAAAAACACCGTGTAATGCTAAGTAAGCTTATGCTAACTAAGCCAAATTTATTAGTCCTTGATGAGCCAAATAACCACCTTGATTTAGAAGCTATCATCGCTCTTGGTGAAGCGCTTTATAAATATGAAGGAAGCGTGATTTGTGTAAGTCACGATAGGGAGCTAATCGATGCGTTTGCTAATAGAATTTTACATATTAAAGGAGACGGCAAAATAGTTGACTTTCGTGGCAGTTTTGAGGAGTATAGGGCAAGTTTAGGTGAAGAAAATTAA
- a CDS encoding transporter substrate-binding domain-containing protein produces the protein MKKIFCYLFAFFMASCLSAVESNATVNNDGSGKLIVATNAVYKPFEYKDGGKIVGFDIDLISEIAKRVGFEYEIKNVDFDNLSAELSNGSVDMAIAAIDITDDRKTRLDFSKPYFKNDSLLLKSSQNTAINSPADLAGKLVGVEEGTTLHEILPSVASGVTIQAFASNYEGFMSLRAGLVDAFFVDAVVAKEYIALNPNAVVEFFKVENPGEGMGIAFVKGKHTELISKINEAISTIVTDGTYEKLLEKYGL, from the coding sequence ATGAAGAAGATATTTTGTTATCTGTTTGCTTTTTTTATGGCTAGTTGTTTGAGTGCAGTTGAATCAAATGCAACAGTTAATAATGATGGTTCGGGTAAACTTATTGTGGCAACAAATGCTGTTTACAAGCCATTTGAGTATAAAGATGGTGGTAAAATTGTTGGTTTTGATATTGATTTGATTTCTGAAATTGCTAAAAGAGTAGGGTTTGAGTATGAGATTAAGAATGTAGATTTTGATAATTTAAGTGCTGAGCTATCAAATGGTAGTGTTGATATGGCAATTGCAGCTATTGATATTACAGATGATAGAAAAACTAGACTTGATTTTAGTAAGCCTTATTTTAAAAATGATAGTTTACTTTTAAAAAGCTCTCAAAACACAGCTATAAATAGTCCTGCTGATTTAGCTGGTAAACTTGTAGGTGTCGAAGAAGGAACTACACTACATGAGATTCTTCCTAGTGTAGCAAGTGGTGTAACTATTCAGGCTTTTGCAAGTAATTATGAAGGCTTTATGTCTTTAAGAGCTGGTTTGGTAGATGCATTTTTTGTTGATGCTGTGGTAGCAAAAGAGTATATAGCCCTTAATCCTAATGCTGTTGTTGAATTTTTTAAAGTAGAAAATCCGGGCGAGGGAATGGGTATAGCTTTTGTTAAAGGTAAACATACTGAACTTATATCAAAAATTAATGAAGCGATATCCACTATCGTAACTGATGGTACTTATGAGAAACTTTTAGAAAAATATGGTCTTTAA